Proteins encoded by one window of Flavobacterium sp. N502540:
- a CDS encoding TolC family protein, with protein MKAKIIVTSLVLLLFCTAKISAQKVLTIEDAMTIALENNFEIKIAKNSLKISETNVTVGNAGMLPRATASVTDNNSVTNSSQTRQDGTTTSLRNAKNNSLAYGVSLGWTVFDGMKMFAKLDQLKELQKLGDSEMKRVILIKIGQVNSAYFDLVQQQQQLSALDTTIVISKQRLTLAQNRFSIGKASKLEVLNAQVDLNSDQVALLRQKESYANAKILLNQYLARDPKINFTVTNVVAVDNKLVLVDLIELAHKQNPALESQIINKRIAELQLKQVKADRYPVVNLTSGYNFNESQSSLGFTSQNSSKGFNYGFNATLNIFDGFNQHRNEKVAKLQIENSQIAIEQQNMILDTQLSTAFQTYLTNLELIGLEEDNVTIAKQNLDITLDKFRIGTITTLDFRTAQLNYVNAKVRYSNAQFQAKLSEIALKELAGNINF; from the coding sequence ATGAAAGCTAAAATAATAGTAACAAGTCTCGTTTTATTGTTGTTCTGTACAGCAAAAATCAGTGCGCAGAAAGTCTTAACCATCGAAGATGCCATGACGATCGCCTTAGAGAATAATTTCGAAATTAAGATTGCCAAAAACAGCCTTAAAATAAGCGAAACCAATGTAACAGTTGGAAACGCCGGAATGCTGCCAAGAGCTACAGCTTCGGTAACCGACAACAACAGTGTTACCAACTCGTCACAAACACGTCAGGACGGAACCACAACCTCTTTAAGAAATGCCAAAAATAACAGTTTAGCCTACGGTGTTAGTTTGGGATGGACCGTTTTTGACGGAATGAAAATGTTTGCCAAACTGGATCAGCTTAAAGAACTGCAAAAACTGGGTGATTCTGAAATGAAAAGAGTAATATTGATCAAAATCGGACAGGTCAACAGCGCTTACTTTGATTTGGTACAGCAACAGCAACAATTGTCTGCATTAGACACTACAATTGTAATTTCGAAACAAAGATTAACATTGGCACAAAACCGTTTCAGCATTGGAAAAGCATCAAAGCTGGAAGTTTTAAACGCTCAGGTTGATTTAAATTCCGATCAGGTTGCTTTGCTGAGACAAAAAGAATCCTATGCCAATGCTAAAATCTTGCTCAACCAATATTTGGCACGTGATCCTAAAATAAATTTTACCGTAACCAATGTAGTTGCTGTAGATAATAAACTCGTTTTGGTTGATTTAATAGAATTGGCTCACAAACAAAATCCCGCTTTAGAATCTCAGATTATCAACAAACGTATTGCCGAACTTCAGCTTAAACAAGTAAAAGCAGATCGTTATCCGGTGGTAAACCTGACTTCAGGATATAACTTTAATGAAAGTCAGTCCAGTCTTGGATTTACAAGTCAGAACTCTTCTAAAGGTTTTAACTATGGCTTTAATGCCACTTTAAATATTTTTGACGGGTTCAATCAACACCGAAATGAAAAGGTTGCGAAACTGCAGATCGAAAACTCACAAATTGCGATTGAACAGCAAAACATGATCCTGGATACTCAGTTAAGCACCGCTTTTCAAACGTATTTAACCAATTTAGAATTGATTGGACTAGAAGAAGACAACGTAACGATTGCCAAACAAAATTTAGATATTACTTTAGATAAATTCAGAATTGGAACTATCACAACGCTGGATTTCAGAACAGCTCAATTAAACTATGTAAATGCTAAAGTACGCTATAGCAATGCGCAGTTTCAGGCAAAATTATCTGAGATTGCTTTGAAAGAATTGGCCGGGAATATCAATTTTTAA
- a CDS encoding efflux RND transporter permease subunit — protein sequence MSLSTTSIKRPVLTIVLNLLIILFGFIGYTFLGVREFPSIDPAQVSIRTNYTGANSDIIESQITEPLEKAVNAIDGIRNITSSSNQGSSNITIEFNLDKNLEEAANDVRDKVSQAIRSLPQDIDAPPVVSKADADSDAIISMTVQSDTRSSLELSDYAENVISQRLETIPGVSGVQIWGQKRYAMRLWIDPVKLTAYKCTVSDVRNALNAQNVELPSGKLTGNNTELTVKTVGNLSKPEEFNNIIIRTNGDKIVRLSDIGGAELGPENIETKLSQSGLPMIGLAIVPMPGANYLDISSEFYKKYEALKKDLPKDIKLNIALDNTIFVKKSVLEVAETLGISIILVIIIIYLFFRDWAIAFRPLIDIPVSLIATFFIMWLFGFSINVLTLLAIVLATGLVVDDGIVVTENIFKKVEEGMSPIEAAIKGSNEIFYAVISISVTLAAVFLPVIFLEGFVGRLFREFGVVIGAAVLISAFVSLTLTPMLNAYLMKGGEQKKSKFYVKTEPFFEKLNSGYADSLNRFIAKKWLSFPILIACFGLIYLFFTILPKETAPYDDRSSVTMRMTTPEGSSYEYTDRFMQEISRLVDDSIPEKKVSLVITAPGFGASATNSGFIRLSLVEPDQRKRSQKDIADQLTKMTKRYPDAKTSVIQQPTIAVNRRGGLPIQYIIQAPNFEKLREKIPVFMEEVGKSDVFSVTDVNLKFNKPEINVSIDREKAESLGISILDIAQTLQLSLSGQRFGYFIKNGKQYQVIGQFDQKDRSKPLDLTSMFVKNKSGELIQMDNVVKIEEQSNPPQLYHNNRYMSATVSAGLAPGKSISDGIQEMDRIKAKVLNDTFTTDLSGESRDFVESSSNTSFAFGLALLLIFLILAAQFESFIDPLIIILTVPMAVAGALFSLWLFNQTWNIFSQIGTVMLIGLVTKNGILIVEFANQLREQGKPKLEAILEASEARLRPILMTSLAIALGALPIAMSLGAASTSRIGMGVVIVGGTIFSLALTLFVIPAIYLMWSKARKHYPEFDHIDEYERNTK from the coding sequence ATGAGTTTATCAACAACCAGTATAAAAAGACCTGTTTTAACCATCGTACTGAATCTTTTAATTATTCTGTTCGGTTTCATTGGTTATACCTTTTTAGGTGTTAGGGAATTTCCTTCGATCGACCCTGCGCAGGTTTCTATCCGAACCAATTATACCGGAGCTAACTCCGACATTATAGAATCTCAGATTACAGAGCCTCTTGAAAAAGCGGTCAACGCAATCGATGGGATTCGAAACATAACTTCTTCCAGTAATCAGGGAAGCAGTAACATCACCATTGAATTTAATCTGGACAAAAATCTGGAAGAAGCAGCAAACGACGTTCGTGATAAAGTTTCTCAGGCCATCAGAAGTTTGCCTCAGGATATCGACGCCCCGCCGGTAGTCTCCAAAGCAGATGCCGACAGTGATGCTATTATTTCGATGACGGTACAAAGTGACACCAGAAGTTCTCTGGAATTGAGTGATTATGCCGAAAATGTGATTTCACAACGTTTGGAAACTATTCCCGGAGTCAGCGGTGTTCAAATATGGGGGCAAAAACGCTACGCCATGCGTTTATGGATTGATCCTGTAAAACTTACCGCTTATAAATGTACTGTATCTGATGTTCGTAATGCCTTAAATGCTCAAAATGTTGAATTACCTTCAGGAAAACTAACCGGAAACAATACCGAATTAACTGTAAAAACGGTTGGTAACCTTTCAAAACCGGAAGAATTCAACAACATTATCATTCGTACCAATGGAGATAAAATTGTTCGTTTAAGCGATATTGGAGGAGCCGAATTAGGTCCTGAAAACATCGAAACAAAGCTTAGTCAATCCGGTTTACCTATGATTGGTCTTGCTATAGTACCGATGCCGGGAGCCAACTATCTGGATATTTCATCTGAATTTTATAAAAAGTATGAAGCCTTAAAAAAGGATCTTCCAAAAGATATTAAACTTAATATTGCCTTGGACAATACGATCTTTGTAAAAAAATCAGTACTAGAAGTAGCCGAAACTTTAGGGATATCGATTATTTTGGTAATCATTATTATTTATTTGTTTTTCAGAGACTGGGCCATTGCATTTAGACCATTAATTGATATTCCCGTTTCGTTGATTGCGACGTTTTTCATTATGTGGCTTTTTGGGTTCTCGATCAACGTATTGACTTTGCTTGCAATTGTTTTAGCCACCGGTCTGGTGGTCGACGACGGAATTGTAGTGACCGAGAATATCTTCAAAAAAGTAGAAGAAGGCATGTCGCCAATTGAAGCCGCGATTAAAGGATCTAATGAAATATTCTATGCCGTAATCTCAATTTCTGTAACCCTTGCGGCCGTATTTTTGCCGGTAATATTTTTAGAAGGATTTGTCGGCCGACTCTTTAGGGAATTTGGCGTCGTCATTGGAGCTGCCGTTTTAATCTCGGCTTTTGTATCTCTGACTTTAACACCAATGCTAAATGCCTATTTGATGAAAGGCGGAGAACAGAAAAAATCTAAATTCTACGTAAAAACCGAACCTTTCTTTGAGAAACTAAACAGCGGTTATGCCGACTCTTTGAATCGGTTTATCGCAAAAAAATGGCTTAGTTTCCCTATTCTGATTGCTTGTTTTGGATTGATCTATTTGTTTTTCACCATACTGCCAAAAGAAACTGCACCTTATGACGATCGTAGTTCTGTGACCATGCGTATGACTACTCCTGAAGGATCCTCTTACGAATATACGGATCGTTTTATGCAGGAGATTTCCAGATTGGTAGACGACTCTATTCCGGAGAAAAAAGTGAGTCTGGTTATCACTGCACCGGGCTTTGGAGCTTCGGCCACTAACTCTGGTTTTATCAGACTTTCATTAGTCGAACCGGATCAGAGAAAGAGATCTCAGAAAGATATTGCGGATCAATTGACCAAAATGACCAAACGTTACCCTGATGCTAAAACATCCGTAATTCAACAGCCAACCATTGCGGTAAACCGTCGTGGAGGATTACCGATTCAGTATATTATTCAGGCTCCGAATTTTGAGAAACTGAGAGAAAAAATTCCGGTTTTTATGGAAGAAGTCGGCAAAAGTGACGTTTTCTCGGTTACCGATGTGAATTTAAAATTCAACAAACCCGAAATCAACGTAAGTATTGATCGTGAAAAAGCAGAAAGTTTAGGGATTTCGATCCTTGACATCGCACAAACGTTACAGCTTTCTTTAAGTGGTCAGCGTTTTGGATATTTCATTAAAAACGGAAAACAATATCAGGTAATTGGTCAGTTTGATCAAAAAGACCGTTCGAAACCTCTGGATCTGACTTCAATGTTTGTAAAAAATAAAAGTGGAGAATTGATTCAGATGGACAACGTGGTTAAAATTGAAGAACAAAGTAATCCGCCTCAATTGTACCACAACAACCGTTATATGTCGGCAACAGTTTCTGCAGGTTTGGCACCGGGAAAAAGTATTAGCGACGGTATTCAGGAGATGGACAGAATTAAAGCAAAAGTACTTAACGATACTTTTACCACTGATTTAAGTGGAGAATCGAGAGACTTTGTTGAAAGTAGTTCAAATACTTCTTTCGCCTTCGGATTGGCTTTATTACTAATCTTTTTAATTCTTGCAGCACAGTTTGAGAGTTTTATCGATCCGCTTATCATCATCTTAACCGTACCAATGGCGGTTGCCGGAGCGTTATTTTCACTATGGCTCTTCAATCAGACCTGGAATATCTTTAGCCAGATCGGAACGGTAATGCTTATCGGATTGGTGACGAAAAATGGTATTTTGATCGTGGAATTTGCCAATCAGCTACGCGAACAGGGAAAACCAAAACTGGAAGCTATTTTAGAAGCCTCAGAAGCCCGTTTGCGTCCAATTTTAATGACAAGTTTGGCGATTGCTTTAGGAGCTTTGCCAATTGCAATGTCACTTGGTGCTGCTTCCACGAGTAGAATTGGTATGGGGGTTGTAATTGTTGGAGGAACCATTTTTTCGTTGGCCTTAACCCTATTTGTGATTCCTGCTATTTATTTAATGTGGTCTAAAGCAAGAAAACATTATCCTGAATTTGATCATATCGATGAATATGAAAGAAATACGAAATAA
- a CDS encoding bestrophin family protein — MISYNTKDWFAFIFHFHKSDTVRKLLPIMIAIGIYSSIVGYLEVSYFKIGKNDYIHNIPIMHGMLGFVISLLLVFRTNTAYDRWWEGRKLWGGLVNNSRNLAIKLSAMLKEENDKKFFRKFIPAYASVLHKHLHDSDTGKQLFEDVDLEIDHHKHKPNQVKRIIFQKINDLYEDKKISGEQLIILNEELQSFTDICGACERIKNTPIPYSYSAFIKKFIFFYTMTLPFGYSVSLGYYVAPVVVFIFYVLASLELIAEEIEDPFGDDENDLPTKKISENIKKHIEELI, encoded by the coding sequence ATGATCTCATACAACACCAAAGATTGGTTCGCTTTTATTTTTCACTTTCATAAATCGGATACCGTTAGAAAACTACTTCCAATCATGATTGCGATCGGAATTTATTCTTCGATTGTTGGATATTTGGAAGTCTCGTATTTTAAAATTGGTAAAAACGACTATATCCACAACATCCCGATCATGCACGGGATGTTGGGTTTTGTAATCTCATTATTATTGGTTTTCCGAACTAATACGGCCTACGATCGTTGGTGGGAAGGCCGGAAACTTTGGGGAGGTCTTGTGAACAACAGCCGAAATCTGGCCATTAAACTTTCGGCGATGCTGAAAGAGGAAAACGATAAAAAATTCTTCAGAAAATTTATTCCTGCCTACGCTTCCGTATTGCACAAACACCTGCACGATTCCGATACCGGAAAGCAGCTTTTTGAAGATGTAGATTTAGAAATTGATCATCACAAACACAAACCGAATCAGGTTAAAAGAATAATTTTTCAAAAAATAAACGATCTGTACGAAGATAAAAAAATCAGCGGAGAACAGCTTATTATTTTAAACGAAGAGTTACAATCATTTACAGACATCTGCGGCGCGTGCGAGCGAATCAAAAATACCCCTATTCCCTACTCTTACAGCGCTTTTATTAAGAAGTTTATCTTTTTTTATACGATGACACTGCCTTTTGGTTATTCGGTAAGTTTGGGGTATTATGTGGCTCCGGTTGTGGTTTTTATCTTTTATGTACTGGCAAGTTTGGAACTTATTGCCGAAGAAATCGAAGATCCGTTTGGCGATGATGAAAATGATTTGCCAACAAAAAAGATCTCTGAAAATATCAAAAAACACATTGAAGAGTTAATTTGA